From one Humulus lupulus chromosome 8, drHumLupu1.1, whole genome shotgun sequence genomic stretch:
- the LOC133798150 gene encoding RING-H2 finger protein ATL74-like — translation MVTQHHHNPYHRPYRLVLQDSPESNSPPPAAANENRSNLTRGSYVSEANFDTNMVIILAALLCALICALGLNSIVRCAMRCSRRFAFETADEAAARLAATGLKKSALRKIPVAAYGISSGIKIIDTDCTICLGEFETGDKVRVLPKCCHGFHVRCIDPWLVSHSSCPTCRRSLLEQTASSDAAPAAEADAGIRHHGNAAGPGVGQGEVTINVDEVS, via the coding sequence ATGGTGACTCAACATCATCATAATCCGTATCATCGTCCGTACCGCTTAGTGCTTCAAGACAGTCCAGAGTCAAACTCGCCGCCACCGGCAGCAGCCAATGAAAACAGGAGTAATCTTACCCGCGGGTCATACGTGAGCGAAGCCAACTTCGACACTAACATGGTGATCATACTCGCGGCCCTGCTCTGCGCTCTGATATGCGCTCTGGGGCTAAACTCCATAGTACGCTGCGCGATGCGGTGCAGCCGAAGGTTTGCTTTCGAGACGGCCGACGAGGCCGCGGCACGCCTGGCGGCCACGGGGCTGAAAAAGAGCGCATTGCGTAAGATCCCCGTGGCGGCATATGGCATTTCTTCCGGTATCAAAATCATTGATACGGATTGTACTATTTGCCTTGGTGAGTTTGAGACAGGTGACAAAGTCAGGGTGTTGCCTAAATGTTGTCATGGTTTTCATGTGCGTTGCATAGATCCATGGTTGGTCTCTCACTCGTCGTGCCCAACTTGCCGGCGCTCCTTGCTCGAACAGACAGCTAGTTCAGACGCAGCCCCGGCCGCCGAAGCCGATGCGGGAATTCGGCATCATGGGAATGCAGCAGGGCCCGGAGTAGGACAAGGTGAGGTGACAATCAATGTGGATGAGGTTAGCTAA